One region of Mycolicibacterium lutetiense genomic DNA includes:
- a CDS encoding TIGR00366 family protein, producing MQSLTALCVRYVERLMPDPYLFAVILTLLVAALVGLLVHDASPSGMLQAWYGGVWGSQNIFTFAFQMVLILVTGYTLAEAPVLKRAIVYIAGKPNNQVQGALLCFGVSAVLSLLNWGLGLVAGALVARQVAKRFTDAHFGYLIAAAFMGFIIWTQGLSSSIALANTDDSSPINVIHKLTGITVPLQLTIFQPYSWLSVIVVLALLALAIWRMEPAESLAPDPAVFEDEEQPEDKASPGKRTFAEWLEDLWILNVLVFAAGMAYFVLSGFALNIASMIMLFTITSALLHRTPIRFIRAFTGAAKVSGPLLLQYPLYGGLVGLLGYQAAEGVKPLQTLLAEMLVNGATQYTLPFLTFIGSLIISLFVPSGGGHWAVQGPIAVDSALALGQDSPAYLGLISMAVAVGEGVANMIQPFWLLPLLAIAKLNVRQVMGFTVVAFLIGVVVLGATTLIAPFVI from the coding sequence ATGCAGTCGCTGACCGCACTGTGTGTCCGCTACGTCGAGCGGCTGATGCCCGATCCGTATCTGTTCGCGGTCATCCTCACCCTTCTCGTCGCGGCGCTGGTCGGGCTTCTGGTGCACGACGCCTCACCCAGCGGCATGCTCCAGGCCTGGTACGGCGGCGTCTGGGGATCGCAGAACATCTTCACGTTCGCCTTCCAGATGGTCCTGATCCTCGTGACGGGCTACACCCTCGCCGAGGCGCCGGTCCTGAAGCGGGCCATCGTCTACATCGCCGGCAAGCCGAACAACCAGGTCCAGGGGGCGCTCCTGTGCTTCGGCGTGAGTGCTGTTCTCTCCCTGCTGAACTGGGGACTCGGGCTGGTAGCCGGTGCGTTGGTCGCCCGGCAGGTCGCCAAGCGCTTCACCGACGCGCACTTCGGCTACCTCATCGCGGCAGCATTCATGGGCTTCATCATCTGGACACAGGGACTTTCGTCGTCGATCGCGCTGGCCAACACCGACGACAGCAGCCCGATCAACGTGATCCACAAACTGACCGGCATCACCGTGCCGCTGCAGCTGACCATCTTCCAGCCCTACAGCTGGCTGTCGGTCATCGTGGTGTTGGCTCTACTCGCCCTGGCGATCTGGCGGATGGAGCCGGCGGAGAGCCTGGCACCCGATCCGGCGGTGTTCGAGGACGAGGAGCAACCGGAGGACAAAGCCTCGCCCGGCAAGCGAACGTTCGCCGAATGGCTCGAAGACCTGTGGATTCTCAACGTCCTTGTATTCGCCGCAGGCATGGCCTATTTCGTCCTCAGCGGATTCGCCCTGAACATCGCCTCGATGATCATGCTGTTCACGATCACCAGTGCACTGCTGCACCGCACCCCGATCCGGTTCATCCGGGCCTTCACCGGTGCCGCGAAGGTCTCCGGACCGCTGCTCCTGCAGTATCCGCTGTACGGCGGTCTGGTCGGCTTGCTGGGTTATCAAGCGGCCGAAGGGGTCAAGCCACTGCAGACCCTGCTCGCCGAGATGCTCGTGAACGGTGCGACGCAGTACACACTGCCGTTCCTCACCTTCATCGGATCGTTGATCATCAGCCTGTTCGTGCCGTCGGGTGGCGGTCACTGGGCGGTGCAGGGCCCGATCGCCGTCGACTCGGCACTGGCGCTCGGCCAGGACTCACCGGCGTATCTGGGGTTGATCTCCATGGCGGTCGCCGTCGGCGAGGGTGTTGCGAACATGATCCAGCCGTTCTGGTTACTCCCCCTGCTGGCCATCGCGAAACTCAATGTCCGCCAAGTCATGGGCTTTACCGTCGTCGCGTTCTTGATCGGGGTGGTGGTGTTGGGTGCCACCACCCTCATCGCACCGTTCGTCATTTGA
- a CDS encoding multicopper oxidase domain-containing protein — protein MKRSNWHLRAGSVIFAWLVALVVVALAHRSIPLSGWLLVHLLGLGAAGNAILIWSRHFADALLRRTPDPPYPGQVLRLTAFNIGAVTVIVGMVGFWWPVVLAGGLLVAAVALVHATDLVRFLRAALPARFAITVHYYVAAAVLLAVGVGLGVAMANSALPGGLAARFRTAHAVLNVFGWIGLMVLGTLVTLWPTMLRTRMADGVERAARRGLPGLLAALGVAVSGALAASPQILGIGAVLYLAAAGWVLWPHLDEIRRKRPADFATLSVLCGVVWLIGALGYAGVGLLAARSWEAATAVTAALAPVLLAGFLVQVLFGSLAYLVPVVIGGRASALAAIATLERGAPWRISMANAALLVCVLPVPSLVRVASSVLVLVAYATFLPLLVRAVWLAQRNTGVQSTPGRPEPVPLPRRLGVAAAGFAVVVLTAAAGVAADPSSLGIATAPQASVAATGQTTEVQVHVEGMRFVPNTIEVPAGNRLQITLVNTGTDRHDLVLANGARTERIAPGTSAVLDAGVIGSDLDGWCSVAGHRQMGMTLTVKAIGTAPGMSANHHAGPAAASVDTAEVARSLGNIPGPHFVARDPRLNDAGPTLHRVTLPVTEVEREVSPGITQRLWTFGGSAPGPTLRGKIGDVFEITLINDGTIGHSIDFHAGSLAPDQPMRTINPRERLVYRFTATRAGIWLYHCATMPMSVHIANGMFGAVVIDPPDLPAVDHEYLMVQSEFYLGPQGGEVDADKVSADKPDLVAFNGYALQYDRAPLKARVGERVRIWVLAAGPNRGTAFHVVGGQFDTVWAEGDYRLRPGAGGSQVLGLFPAQGGFVELTFPEPGNYPFVSHAMIDAERGAHGVVSVRP, from the coding sequence ATGAAACGCTCGAACTGGCACCTTCGCGCGGGGTCGGTGATCTTCGCCTGGCTGGTCGCGCTGGTGGTGGTGGCGCTCGCGCACCGGTCCATCCCACTGTCCGGGTGGCTGTTGGTGCACCTGCTGGGGTTGGGTGCGGCCGGCAACGCCATCCTGATCTGGAGCCGACATTTCGCCGATGCGCTGCTGCGCCGCACGCCGGACCCGCCGTATCCCGGTCAGGTGCTGCGATTGACGGCGTTCAACATCGGTGCGGTCACGGTGATCGTCGGCATGGTCGGGTTCTGGTGGCCGGTGGTGTTGGCCGGCGGCCTCCTGGTGGCCGCGGTGGCCCTGGTGCATGCCACGGATCTGGTGCGGTTTCTGCGGGCCGCATTGCCCGCCCGGTTCGCGATCACCGTGCACTACTACGTGGCGGCCGCGGTGTTGCTCGCCGTGGGTGTCGGACTCGGTGTGGCGATGGCGAATTCGGCGTTACCGGGAGGTTTGGCCGCGCGCTTCCGCACCGCGCATGCGGTGCTGAACGTATTCGGCTGGATCGGCCTGATGGTGCTCGGCACCCTGGTCACGTTGTGGCCGACGATGTTGCGCACCAGGATGGCCGACGGGGTCGAGCGGGCGGCCCGTCGGGGTCTGCCGGGTCTGCTGGCCGCTCTCGGGGTGGCCGTGAGTGGCGCCCTGGCGGCGTCACCGCAGATTCTGGGTATCGGCGCGGTGCTCTATCTGGCCGCGGCGGGTTGGGTGCTCTGGCCACACCTCGACGAGATACGCCGAAAGCGCCCAGCCGATTTCGCCACCCTGTCGGTGCTGTGCGGGGTGGTGTGGCTGATCGGTGCGCTCGGGTACGCCGGCGTCGGGCTGCTGGCCGCCCGCAGTTGGGAAGCCGCCACCGCCGTCACCGCTGCGCTGGCTCCGGTGCTGTTGGCCGGCTTCCTGGTGCAGGTGCTGTTCGGGTCGTTGGCCTACCTCGTTCCGGTGGTGATCGGTGGTCGTGCCTCGGCCCTGGCCGCCATCGCGACGTTGGAACGTGGTGCCCCGTGGCGGATCAGCATGGCCAACGCCGCGTTGTTGGTGTGCGTGCTACCGGTCCCGAGCCTGGTCCGGGTCGCCTCGTCGGTGCTGGTGCTGGTGGCCTACGCCACCTTCCTGCCCCTGTTGGTGCGGGCGGTGTGGCTGGCCCAACGCAACACCGGTGTGCAGTCCACACCGGGCCGTCCCGAGCCGGTCCCGCTTCCGCGTCGCCTGGGCGTGGCCGCAGCCGGGTTCGCCGTTGTCGTCCTGACCGCCGCGGCAGGTGTCGCCGCCGACCCGTCGAGCCTCGGAATCGCCACGGCGCCTCAGGCGTCGGTCGCCGCAACCGGGCAGACCACCGAGGTGCAAGTGCATGTCGAGGGGATGCGCTTCGTGCCGAACACCATCGAGGTGCCCGCCGGTAACCGACTGCAGATCACCCTGGTCAACACCGGCACCGACCGCCACGACCTGGTTCTGGCCAATGGTGCCCGCACCGAACGGATCGCACCCGGGACCAGCGCCGTGCTCGACGCCGGGGTGATCGGCTCCGATCTGGACGGCTGGTGCTCGGTGGCCGGACACCGGCAGATGGGAATGACCCTGACGGTCAAGGCAATCGGAACGGCACCGGGCATGTCGGCAAACCACCACGCCGGCCCGGCCGCAGCGTCCGTCGATACCGCCGAGGTCGCGCGAAGCCTGGGGAACATTCCCGGTCCGCACTTCGTGGCCCGGGATCCACGCCTGAACGACGCCGGACCGACCCTGCATCGGGTGACGTTGCCGGTCACCGAGGTCGAGCGGGAAGTGTCGCCGGGGATCACCCAGCGGCTGTGGACCTTCGGCGGCAGCGCCCCCGGGCCCACCCTGCGCGGCAAGATCGGCGACGTCTTCGAGATCACCCTGATCAACGACGGCACGATCGGGCACTCCATCGATTTCCACGCGGGGTCGTTGGCGCCGGATCAGCCCATGCGCACCATCAATCCCCGTGAGCGCCTGGTCTATCGGTTCACCGCCACCCGGGCCGGAATCTGGCTGTATCACTGCGCGACCATGCCGATGTCGGTCCACATCGCCAACGGGATGTTCGGCGCCGTCGTCATCGACCCGCCGGACCTGCCGGCCGTCGACCACGAATATCTGATGGTGCAGTCCGAGTTCTACCTCGGTCCGCAGGGCGGCGAGGTCGACGCCGACAAGGTCAGCGCAGACAAGCCCGACCTGGTGGCGTTCAACGGTTATGCCCTGCAGTACGACCGTGCACCGCTGAAAGCCCGGGTCGGCGAACGGGTCCGGATCTGGGTGCTCGCTGCCGGGCCCAACCGCGGCACGGCGTTCCACGTGGTCGGCGGCCAGTTCGACACGGTCTGGGCCGAGGGGGACTACCGGCTGCGGCCCGGTGCCGGCGGATCCCAGGTCCTCGGGCTGTTCCCGGCCCAAGGCGGTTTCGTCGAGTTGACCTTCCCGGAGCCGGGTAACTACCCGTTCGTCTCGCACGCGATGATCGACGCCGAACGCGGCGCGCACGGGGTGGTGAGTGTGCGGCCGTGA